Proteins from a single region of Gossypium arboreum isolate Shixiya-1 chromosome 1, ASM2569848v2, whole genome shotgun sequence:
- the LOC108452567 gene encoding homeobox-leucine zipper protein HAT22-like gives MGFDDICSSGLGLGLGWNVKQENFSQSDHQQKKRKSLVRDEHFFPSLTLGPSSDDDARKAHGDDQQASSVTALSSFSNSSVKKEGDVEFDRVSSRVGDEDYEGCHRKKLRLTKHQSAILEDSFKEHTTLCPKQKQALAAKLDLRPRQVEVWFQNRRARTKLKQTEVDCELLKKCCETLTEENKRLQEELQELKSWKLTASYCMQLPAAATLTMCPSCERVANGGDGLPATTTSIPFTIGPKSHFINSLSHPSAAC, from the exons ATGGGATTTGATGATATTTGCAGCAGTGGTCTTGGTCTTGGTCTAGGTTGGAATGTTAAACAAGAAAACTTTTCACAATCGGATCATCAACAAAAGAAGAGGAAATCGTTGGtgagagatgagcattttttcCCATCTCTGACGTTAGGTCCATCATCAGATGATGATGCTCGTAAAGCACATGGCGACGACCAGCAAGCCTCTTCTGTCACTGCACTGTCTTCGTTTTCCAACTCCAGTGTCAAGAAAGAGGGAGATGTGGAATTCGACAGGGTTTCTTCAAGGGTTGGTGATGAAGATTATGAAGGTTGCCATAGAAAGAAACTTCGGCTTACCAAACACCAAtctgcaatcttagaagatagcTTCAAAGAGCACACCACTCTCTGTCCA AAACAGAAGCAAGCTTTAGCAGCTAAGTTGGATCTAAGGCCAAGGCAAGTTGAAGTCTGGTTCCAAAATAGGAGAGCCAGGACAAAGCTGAAACAGACTGAAGTAGATTGTGAATTACTGAAGAAATGTTGTGAAACGCTAACAGAAGAGAACAAGAGGTTGCAGGAGGAATTACAAGAGCTTAAATCATGGAAACTAACAGCATCGTATTGCATGCAGCTGCCTGCAGCAGCCACCCTCACCATGTGCCCTTCCTGTGAGAGAGTTGCCAACGGCGGCGATGGCCTTCCGGCGACGACAACGTCCATCCCTTTTACAATCGGACCCAAATCTCACTTCATCAATTCCTTATCTCACCCTTCAGCTGCCTGCTAG
- the LOC108450877 gene encoding uncharacterized protein LOC108450877, which yields MIEYHPGKVNVVVDALSRRVMTDMRVMFACLSLYEDGSLLAELQVKPTWIEQIKGKSIEDESLGLCFRQVESGNTVDFGLNSEGVLCFRGKICVSKDTELRQSILREAYISFYAMHPGRNKMYRDLRELYWWTVKIPLWKWEKMTTDFVSVLPLTPIKKDSVWVIVDWLTKSAHFIPVHIDYSLQKLAKLYVSGTVRLNGMVNLRGYSNTGRYVEDLCH from the exons atgattgaataccaccctggtaaGGTCAATGTGGTAGTCgacgcactgagccgtagggtTATGACTGATATGAGGGTAATGTTTGCTTGCCTCAGTTTATATGAAGATGGTAGTCTATTGGCCGAACTTCAGGTTAAACCGACATGGATAGAACAAATTAAGGGTAAATCGATAGAGGACGAGTCTTTAGGCCTTTGCTTCCGACAGGTTGAGAGTGGGAATACtgtggattttggactgaatagcgaaggggtactctGTTTCCGTGGGAAAATCTGTGTATCGAAAGATACTGAATTAAGGCAATCGATATTGAGAGAGGCATATATTAGcttttatgctatgcatcctggcagaAATAAGATGTACCGTGACCTACGTGAGTTATACTGGTGGACAG ttaagattccactttggaagtgggagaaaaTGACTACGGACTTCGTTAGTGTGTTGCCCCTCACACCCATTAAGAAGGATTCAGTGTGGGTTATagtggattggttgaccaagtccgcccatttcataccagttcataTTGACTACTCTCTACAAAAGCTAgctaaactgtatgtgtctgGGACAGTGAGACTAAATGGG atggtcaatctgagagggtatTCAAAtactggaagatatgttgaggatCTGTGTCATTGA